The proteins below are encoded in one region of Pomacea canaliculata isolate SZHN2017 linkage group LG7, ASM307304v1, whole genome shotgun sequence:
- the LOC112568594 gene encoding arylsulfatase J-like — translation MFQTPKLWLWIAVLSCHLIHRVASRTQPHVIMIMIDDQGYNERSSRNPEFRTPVMDRLESQSVRLTRMYMQPSCSMSRAAWMTGRYPHTMGIEQPFQGYDNRSIPVDIKLLPQYLKDAGYLTYMIGKWHSGMCSWSMAPTRRGFDAFSGCLFGNGDHFFQFKGNPYDFWTNETLDRSVSGQYDTEVLTQRTIDVIKEHRTSRTTQPFFINLAYKAIHVPITVPEYYSKRCSHINDTLLRDRCGTMAGVDDGIKNITDTLEQLGYMTSHCC, via the exons ATGTTCCAAACACCGAAGCTGTGGCTGTGGATAGCAGTCTTATCCTGTCACCTCATCCACCGGGTTGCGTCAAGGACTCAGCCTCAtgtgatcatgatcatgattgaTGATCAGGGTTACAACGAGCGCAGCTCACGCAACCCCGAGTTTCGGACACCCGTCATGGACAGACTGGAATCCCAGAGCGTGCGTCTGACCCGGATGTACATGCAGCCATCTTGCAGCATGTCACGGGCGGCCTGGATGACCGGACGCTACCCTCACACGATGGGCATCGAGCAGCCCTTTCAAGGGTATGATAACAG GTCTATACCTGTGGATATCAAGCTACTTCCACAGTACCTTAAGGATGCGGGGTACCTGACATATATGATTGGCAAGTGGCATTCAGGTATGTGTAGCTGGAGCATGGCGCCAACCAGACGAGGTTTTGATGCTTTCTCGGGCTGTCTCTTTGGCAACGGCGATCATTTCTTCCAATTTAAGGGTAATCCGTACGATTTTTG GACGAACGAAACATTGGATCGTTCAGTGAGTGGACAATACGACACCGAGGTTCTAACACAACGAACTATCGACGTCATCAAGGAACACAGGACGAGCAGGACGACTCaacctttttttattaaccTGGCCTACAAGGCCATACACGTCCCCATAACG GTGCCGGAGTACTACAGCAAGAGATGTTCCCACATCAACGACACCCTGCTCAGAGATCGCTGTGGCACCATGGCTGGGGTGGACGATGGCATCAAGAACATCACCGACACCTTGGAACAACTTGGCTACATGACAAGCCACTGCTGTTGA
- the LOC112569579 gene encoding arylsulfatase B-like, whose translation MYSRVLFPDAPRDYNGLLHVTDLPVTIINLANNSTTPVVIPNVDGKNQWLAIKQNGSSKRDKMVYQMWLDVGAVRVGQFKLVYHKRGPCSGWQNPLSGVNTTLPENVDDCKGYMLFDLNNDPYEINDLSKDPQYTQQMSIVMNYFNKEKARRIPAQISGMDPNMPGAGADWTPGWCDAANSA comes from the exons ATGTACAGCAGAGTTCTGTTCCCTGATGCTCCGCGGGATTACAACGGTCTGCTTCACGTCACAGACTTACCTGTCACCATCATCAACCTGGCAAACAACTCAACCACACCAGTGGTCATCCCCAACGTAGATGGCAAAAATCAATGGCTAGCAATAAA GCAGAACGGGTCGAGCAAAAGGGACAAGATGGTGTATCAGATGTGGCTGGATGTAGGAGCTGTAAGAGTTGGCCAGTTCAAGCTCGTCTACCATAAAAGAGGTCCGTGTTCCGGGTGGCAAAATCCTCTTTCAGGCGTTAACACAACTCTCCCCGAAAACGTGGACGATTGCAAAGGGTATATGCTGTTCGACTTGAACAACGACCCTTACGAAATAAACGATTTGTCTAAAGACCCGCAATACACCCAGCAAATGAGCATCGTGATGAATTATTTTAACAAGGAGAAGGCGAGAAGAATACCTGCTCAGATCTCAGGTATGGATCCCAACATGCCTGGTGCTGGTGCAGACTGGACACCCGGGTGGTGTGATGCAGCCAATTCAGCCTAA
- the LOC112568595 gene encoding arylsulfatase I-like, with amino-acid sequence MFQTPKLWLWIAVLSCHLIHRVASRTQPHVIMIMIDDQGYNERSSRNPEFRTPVMDRLESQSVRLTRMYMQPSCSMSRAAWMTGRYPHTMGIEQPFQGYDNRSIPVDIKLLPQYLKDAGYQTYMIGKWHSGMCSWSMAPTRRGFDAFSGCLFGNGDHFFQFKGNPYDFWTNETLDRSVSGQYDTEVLTQRTIDVIKEHRTSRTTQPFFINLAYKAIHVPITVPEYYSKRCSHINDTLLRDRCGTMAGVDDGIKNITDTLEQLGYMDKPLLLMVTSDNGGDSPYGASNWPLRGKKSTVFEGGTLVPAFMYSRVLFPDAPRDYNGLLHVTDLPVTIINLANNSTTPVVIPNVDGKNQWLAIKQNGSSKRDKMVYQMWLDVGAVRVGQFKLVYHKRGPCSGWQNPLSAFNTTLPENVTIAKGICCST; translated from the exons ATGTTCCAAACACCGAAGCTGTGGCTGTGGATAGCAGTCTTATCCTGTCACCTCATCCACCGGGTTGCGTCAAGGACTCAGCCTCAtgtgatcatgatcatgattgaTGATCAGGGTTACAACGAGCGCAGCTCACGCAACCCCGAGTTTCGGACACCCGTCATGGACAGACTGGAATCCCAGAGCGTGCGTCTGACCCGGATGTACATGCAGCCATCTTGCAGCATGTCACGGGCGGCCTGGATGACCGGACGCTACCCTCACACGATGGGCATCGAGCAGCCCTTTCAAGGGTATGATAACAG GTCTATACCTGTGGATATCAAGCTACTTCCACAGTACCTTAAGGATGCGGGGTACCAGACATATATGATTGGCAAGTGGCATTCAGGTATGTGTAGCTGGAGCATGGCGCCAACCAGACGAGGTTTTGATGCTTTCTCGGGCTGTCTCTTTGGCAACGGCGATCATTTCTTCCAATTTAAGGGTAATCCGTACGATTTTTG GACGAACGAAACATTGGATCGTTCAGTGAGTGGACAATACGACACCGAGGTTCTAACACAACGAACTATCGACGTCATCAAGGAACACAGGACGAGCAGGACGACTCaacctttttttattaaccTGGCCTACAAGGCCATACACGTCCCCATAACG GTGCCGGAGTACTACAGCAAGAGATGTTCCCACATCAACGACACCCTGCTCAGAGATCGCTGTGGCACCATGGCTGGGGTGGACGATGGCATCAAGAACATCACCGACACCTTGGAACAACTTGGCTACATGGACAAGCCACTGCTGTTGATGGTGACGAGCGACAACGGCGGCGACTCACCCTATGG agCAAGCAACTGGCCGCTGAGAGGAAAGAAATCCACGGTTTTTGAGGGAGGCACCTTGGTCCCGGCCTTCATGTACAGCAGAGTTCTGTTCCCTGATGCTCCGCGGGATTACAACGGTCTGCTTCACGTCACAGACTTACCTGTCACCATCATCAACCTGGCAAACAACTCAACCACACCAGTGGTCATCCCCAACGTAGATGGCAAAAATCAATGGCTAGCAATAAA GCAGAACGGGTCGAGCAAAAGGGACAAGATGGTGTATCAGATGTGGCTGGATGTAGGAGCTGTAAGAGTTGGCCAGTTCAAGCTCGTCTACCATAAAAGAGGTCCGTGTTCCGGGTGGCAAAATCCTCTTTCAGCGTTTAACACAACTCTCCCCGAAAACGTGACGATTGCAAAGGGTATATGCTGTTCGACTTGA